TGCGGATATTGTGCATGATGAACTACGCGATTGCAAGGTTTCTATTCACCCTGTGCTACAATGGTTATCCTGTCTCCCGCAGCCGGAAAGGCCGGGAAAATAGGGAGGTATGTGTGAATGAATCAGTATCCAAGCGCCCCCCACGACGGAGACGGCGCGGAGGAACAGCACCCAAGCCGGGATTTCGTTCGACTCACAAAGGTCGATTCGGTTCGGTAGAAATTTCCCTGACCCAGGAAGATTCTCCCAAGTTTCAGCTTCAGTCTCCCTCGGGCTACTTTAATGCGCTCGTGGAAACGCTCTGTGAAGCCCTGGGCCTCTCCGTTACCCTGAAGGCCACCTACGACCAGGATGCGGGTCTCCAGCCGCTGGCCCACGATCTGGGTTTTGTTCTAGGGGACGGTTTCAGCAAGGCGCTTCCGAAGGAAACGGGAGAGACAAAGACATTCCAATCATTCTGTATGGAGGAGGACTCGGTGGCCCGTGCCATTCTTCGTCCGGGTTCCTTTACCTTCCGTTTCAGAGCGGAAACCATGACAGAGGATCTCTTTGTCAAGAAAGACCTGCCCTTTCAGCTGATTGAGGAATTTCTTTACCATTTCTGCAGAGCATTTGGGATTTCAGCCCACCTCACGCTGATGGAAGGTCATAATGCCCATCGTGCGGGCATGGCTCTCGTGGGAGCGCTCGCCGGTTGCCTCAGCCAGATGAAAAAAGCTGAAAATCCCTAGAGTTCACGATTCGCATTCTTCCAGGATTCCCGGTTTTCTTTGTGCGGAAAGACGGAAGTATGGCTCGATCCTGAACGCATGAATATCCCGATCCGCAGGCCGATCGGGTAAGAGAATTCTTCACCAGGAGTTGAAGGCGGTTGTGCTATACTCCGGCCGTGATGAATCTTCACGTCTGGGTGTGTTGTCATGGCTGATCAACCCGATCTTCTGAACCCCGGAGAAATCGTAGACGGGAAATACGAAGTGGTTCAGAAATTGGGTGCCGGCGGGATGGGAGAGGTTTACAAGGTCAGGCACGTCCATCTCCTGGATACGAGGGTCATCAAGGTCATGCGTCCAAGTGTGGCCGCTTCCGACACCGAGCAGAAACGGTTCATTGCGGAAGCCCGTCTTGCTACCCAGATTCAGAACCCGAACGTTGCAATCCTCTATGACTTTTCCCAGTTGCCCAATGGCGCCTTCTACATGGTCTGGGAATATATCCCAGGAAAAAATCTCTTTGAGGTACTAAAAATCTGCGGGGCCATGCCCGTCTCCCTGATCAGGGAGGTCGCAATCCAGGCGCTTAAGGGCTTAAACGGTCTTCATAAGAATGGCATCATTCATCGGGACATATCCCCTGAAAACATCATGCTCTATTTTTCGAGGCATAACGAACTGAAGGTCAAAATCATTGATCTCGGGATTGCCAAGTCCTTCCAGGGGGAGGAGCGCCTGACGCAGACCGGGATGTTCATGGGTAAGCTGAAATATTGTTCACCGGAACAGGTCGGGCTTCTCCCGGACGGGGAGTCCCTGGATCATCGAACCGATCTCTATTCTTTCGGCGTGGTACTGTACGAAATGATCACCGGAAGTGCGCCCTTTGCAGCCACGACGCCCTATGGTTACATTCATAAGCACACGATGCAGCCTCCCGATCCCATCCTTCTCCAGGATGCCCGGAATGAAATCCAGGAGGAGCTCAACCAGGTCACATTGCGTGCCCTCGCAAAGGACCGGAATGAACGGTACGAGGATGCGGAAGAATTCCTGA
The window above is part of the Thermoanaerobaculia bacterium genome. Proteins encoded here:
- a CDS encoding serine/threonine-protein kinase, whose protein sequence is MADQPDLLNPGEIVDGKYEVVQKLGAGGMGEVYKVRHVHLLDTRVIKVMRPSVAASDTEQKRFIAEARLATQIQNPNVAILYDFSQLPNGAFYMVWEYIPGKNLFEVLKICGAMPVSLIREVAIQALKGLNGLHKNGIIHRDISPENIMLYFSRHNELKVKIIDLGIAKSFQGEERLTQTGMFMGKLKYCSPEQVGLLPDGESLDHRTDLYSFGVVLYEMITGSAPFAATTPYGYIHKHTMQPPDPILLQDARNEIQEELNQVTLRALAKDRNERYEDAEEFLSAVQHLPTPTWDTGFAEYFASMGGEDVLRAETTTPAGTPLVELESSPTRLVSTPSSGQPKITAPPVPSPPPLEGPTQRVQTGPEYAPPLPAPQPRRFPVLPLLLGLVLVVIVILATLYILKKPSPGAMTESPGILSVSASPWANITSIVRKDTGESVDISDSLTPAHIALPPGAYKITLAPPGSGPPEVRVVNVSSGQMQSLSVTFPHDYETFLKTIR